A section of the Sphaerobacter thermophilus DSM 20745 genome encodes:
- a CDS encoding protein kinase domain-containing protein — MSLTLPHTLAGRYRLTARIGEGSFAETYLATDTSLGRQVAVKVLREQYASDVRVAARFEREARAAASVTHPNVVDVYDYGRDGNTLYIVMEWVDGTDLKEHIRRRAPLPVPEATRLIREILQGLGAIHRAGIIHRDVKSQNVLIAQSGTAKLTDFGIARGALDTGLTDTGMALGTAAYMAPEQASGQPLTPAADIYAAGVILFEMLTARLPFPGDNPVQVMFQHVNDPPPRPRTLNPDIPPGLELVVLRALAKDPSDRFQSAAEMEAALERTPSADEATRILAAATAPVSGPGATRAMQHTGRAARTAQPPGSPPPPRRRTAAAVPDPTPTWPLVLLAGILILLGIGGIALLAMGDGNGDTAPSPTQELPAVTTATPEPTPTLEPTPTPEPTPTPTPTPEPTPTPTPEPTPTPTPEPTPTPEPTPEPTQDPGTPIGSPAPEALARSLTVGARDVELDGEDFEGALVPGEGSNRQGNIPDKAAFLFGGQSDYHTGTATFDVSESNRPVVVLQITGTDDLAQRKAPIRITLNGQLVWEGDNPLPNGESGNAYWIIQDRSVLRDGENRLVIANTSPNGDAPQAPWILIERVTLFY; from the coding sequence GTGTCCCTGACGCTGCCACACACTCTGGCCGGACGCTACCGGCTCACCGCACGCATCGGCGAAGGGAGCTTCGCCGAGACGTACCTGGCCACCGATACCTCACTCGGACGGCAAGTCGCCGTCAAGGTGTTACGTGAGCAATACGCCAGCGATGTCCGAGTCGCGGCCCGCTTCGAGCGCGAGGCTCGCGCAGCGGCGTCCGTCACGCACCCGAACGTCGTCGATGTCTACGACTACGGCCGCGACGGCAACACGCTCTACATCGTCATGGAGTGGGTCGACGGCACCGACCTCAAGGAGCACATCCGGCGGCGCGCGCCGCTCCCGGTGCCGGAGGCCACGCGGCTGATCCGCGAGATCCTGCAGGGACTGGGCGCCATCCACCGGGCGGGGATCATCCACCGAGACGTGAAATCCCAGAACGTGCTCATCGCCCAGTCGGGCACCGCCAAGCTCACCGACTTCGGCATCGCTCGCGGAGCGCTCGACACCGGGCTGACCGATACCGGCATGGCGCTGGGGACTGCTGCCTACATGGCGCCCGAGCAGGCCAGCGGCCAGCCGCTCACGCCTGCTGCCGATATCTACGCCGCAGGCGTCATTCTCTTCGAGATGCTCACGGCGCGGCTGCCGTTCCCGGGGGACAACCCAGTCCAGGTCATGTTCCAGCACGTGAACGATCCGCCGCCGCGCCCGCGCACGCTCAACCCCGACATCCCGCCTGGGCTGGAACTGGTCGTGCTCCGCGCGCTCGCCAAGGACCCGAGCGACCGCTTCCAGTCCGCGGCTGAGATGGAAGCCGCACTCGAGCGCACGCCGAGCGCGGACGAGGCGACACGGATCCTCGCCGCCGCGACGGCGCCGGTTTCGGGCCCCGGTGCAACGCGTGCCATGCAGCACACGGGCAGGGCCGCCCGCACGGCGCAGCCGCCTGGATCGCCGCCCCCACCCCGCCGCCGGACGGCCGCGGCGGTCCCGGACCCAACGCCGACCTGGCCGCTCGTGCTCCTGGCCGGAATCCTGATCCTGCTCGGTATCGGCGGCATCGCCCTGCTCGCCATGGGCGACGGCAACGGAGACACCGCGCCTAGCCCGACACAGGAGCTTCCCGCGGTTACGACCGCGACACCGGAGCCGACGCCGACACTTGAGCCGACCCCGACGCCCGAGCCGACCCCGACACCGACACCCACGCCGGAACCAACGCCGACGCCAACGCCCGAGCCGACTCCGACGCCGACACCGGAGCCAACACCGACGCCGGAGCCGACTCCCGAGCCAACGCAGGATCCGGGCACGCCGATCGGCAGCCCCGCGCCGGAGGCGCTCGCCCGGTCCCTCACGGTCGGCGCGCGGGATGTCGAACTCGACGGCGAGGACTTCGAGGGTGCGCTCGTGCCGGGCGAGGGGTCTAACCGCCAGGGCAACATCCCGGACAAGGCGGCGTTCCTCTTCGGGGGCCAGAGCGACTATCACACGGGGACGGCCACGTTTGACGTGTCAGAGTCCAATCGCCCCGTCGTCGTCCTCCAGATCACCGGCACCGACGATCTAGCCCAGCGGAAGGCGCCCATCCGGATCACCCTCAACGGACAGCTCGTCTGGGAGGGTGATAACCCGCTGCCCAATGGCGAGTCCGGCAATGCCTACTGGATCATCCAGGACCGCTCCGTCCTGCGCGACGGCGAGAACCGGCTGGTGATTGCTAACACCTCTCCGAACGGCGACGCCCCCCAGGCCCCCTGGATCCTCATCGAGCGCGTCACGCTGTTCTATTGA
- a CDS encoding sortase translates to MDEQETGGEQRRAPRHRGSTLGSVLIVLGIVLLGAAVSLAAAGGRPAGRVASVTPPPDRIATPGSTLAPPVIQAAPATTPTPPQETSAATTTPAPATPAPSPTAIPTRTPVPDRPHATQIKIPAIGLDAPIVEVGYDVVEIEGVRVIQWQVADYAAGHHSTSADPGEGGNIVIAGHDDWRGEVFRDLEHLTLGDHVILVTPEGEHTYAVTEIVYRKEAGMPIATRIATGQYFAPMPEERLTLVTCWPYGIDDHRLIVIAKPVRP, encoded by the coding sequence ATGGACGAGCAAGAAACCGGCGGAGAACAGCGACGCGCGCCACGACACAGGGGCAGCACGCTCGGAAGCGTGCTCATCGTGCTGGGCATCGTGCTGCTGGGCGCGGCTGTCAGCCTGGCCGCCGCCGGAGGACGTCCCGCTGGCCGGGTCGCCAGCGTGACGCCACCACCCGACCGCATCGCCACGCCGGGCAGCACGCTCGCACCGCCGGTCATCCAGGCCGCTCCGGCAACCACGCCGACGCCGCCCCAGGAGACAAGCGCCGCGACGACCACGCCTGCCCCCGCCACTCCCGCGCCATCGCCGACGGCGATACCCACCCGAACGCCGGTGCCCGACCGGCCACACGCGACGCAGATCAAGATCCCGGCAATTGGGCTGGATGCGCCGATCGTCGAGGTCGGCTACGACGTGGTCGAGATCGAAGGCGTCCGGGTCATCCAGTGGCAGGTCGCCGACTACGCAGCCGGGCACCACAGCACATCCGCCGACCCCGGCGAGGGCGGGAACATCGTCATCGCCGGCCACGACGACTGGCGCGGCGAGGTGTTCCGCGATCTGGAGCACCTGACGCTCGGTGACCATGTGATCCTGGTGACGCCGGAGGGCGAGCACACCTACGCCGTGACCGAGATCGTCTACCGCAAGGAAGCAGGGATGCCCATCGCCACCCGGATCGCGACCGGGCAATACTTCGCGCCGATGCCGGAGGAGCGGCTGACGCTCGTGACCTGCTGGCCCTACGGCATCGACGACCACCGGCTCATCGTGATCGCCAAACCAGTGCGCCCCTAG
- a CDS encoding HdeD family acid-resistance protein, translated as MLALSRNWWAVAVRGVVAILFGLAALVWPDVTLAFLIALFGVYALLDGIFAIVAAFRAARRDLRWGPLAFEGVLGILAGLAAFVWPSLTALALLYLIAAWAIVTGLAEVIGAVQLREVGGGTLWLGLAGVISIIFGVLLILFPSSGALAVLWVIGVYAIVFGILLLVLAWQLRSMGEQRPAM; from the coding sequence ATGCTGGCGTTGTCGCGTAACTGGTGGGCGGTGGCTGTCCGCGGCGTCGTCGCCATCCTCTTCGGCCTGGCGGCACTCGTGTGGCCGGACGTGACGCTGGCTTTCCTCATCGCACTTTTCGGCGTATACGCGCTGCTCGACGGGATCTTCGCCATCGTCGCGGCCTTTCGCGCCGCCCGGCGGGATCTCCGGTGGGGGCCGCTCGCGTTCGAGGGCGTTCTCGGGATCCTGGCCGGCCTTGCCGCCTTCGTCTGGCCAAGCCTAACCGCTCTGGCGCTGCTCTACCTGATCGCGGCCTGGGCGATCGTTACCGGGCTAGCCGAGGTGATCGGCGCTGTGCAGCTCCGCGAGGTCGGGGGCGGAACGCTCTGGCTCGGGCTGGCTGGCGTCATCTCGATCATCTTCGGCGTGTTGCTGATCCTGTTCCCCAGCTCTGGGGCACTGGCGGTGCTCTGGGTGATCGGTGTCTACGCGATCGTCTTCGGCATCCTGCTGCTGGTGCTCGCGTGGCAGCTCCGCAGCATGGGGGAGCAGCGACCCGCAATGTGA
- a CDS encoding ParA family protein yields MPPIVAFFNQKGGTAKTTSTLNVGAALAERGRRVLAIDLDPQASLTMALGIDVGALDLSIYDLLSDEELPVAEAILASRIEGLDLIPSHPDLAAAELELLNVLERERRLSDKLGAAQPLPYDYVLIDSPPALNILSINILVAADALVIPIEPHPLSLMVLRRLFDTIGRIRRLNPKLEVIGFLPTKVHHSSRLAADMIDTLREQFPELPLLPIIPLSVKGAESIAEHTSILQYMPRSPLSAAYREVASILEARVGSPAHV; encoded by the coding sequence ATGCCGCCGATCGTCGCCTTTTTCAACCAGAAGGGTGGGACCGCCAAGACCACCAGCACGCTCAACGTCGGCGCGGCGTTGGCCGAGCGCGGGCGCCGGGTGTTGGCGATCGACCTCGATCCGCAGGCGAGCCTGACGATGGCGCTCGGCATTGACGTCGGCGCGCTCGACCTCTCGATCTACGATCTCCTCTCCGACGAGGAGTTGCCCGTGGCGGAGGCGATCCTGGCCAGCCGTATCGAGGGCCTGGACCTGATCCCGAGCCACCCCGACCTCGCCGCCGCGGAACTCGAGCTGCTCAACGTCCTGGAGCGAGAGCGGCGGCTTTCGGACAAGCTTGGCGCGGCGCAGCCTCTACCCTACGACTACGTGCTGATCGACAGCCCGCCCGCGCTGAACATCCTGAGTATCAACATCCTGGTCGCGGCGGACGCGCTGGTGATCCCGATCGAGCCGCATCCCCTCTCGCTCATGGTGCTGCGGCGATTGTTCGACACGATCGGACGCATTCGGCGGCTGAACCCCAAGCTTGAGGTCATCGGCTTCCTCCCGACGAAGGTTCATCACTCGTCGCGGCTCGCGGCCGACATGATCGACACGCTGCGGGAGCAGTTCCCTGAGCTGCCGCTGCTGCCGATCATCCCGCTCTCCGTGAAGGGGGCCGAGTCGATCGCGGAGCACACCTCGATCCTCCAGTACATGCCGCGGTCGCCGCTGTCGGCCGCCTACCGGGAGGTCGCGAGCATCTTGGAGGCGCGCGTAGGGAGCCCGGCCCATGTCTGA
- a CDS encoding ParB/RepB/Spo0J family partition protein, whose translation MSEPARSVVERPAARRRRFTVDALFQDTSPRAVGVSDLVTAKEIRLDRIEPDPHQPRRTFDQERLEELAASIAQEGVLQPIAVRYDEERDRYVILHGERRWRAAQMAGLTAIPAVVRDVPEERRLLQQLMENVVREDLNAVDRAAALRALKAQMGDASWERVAEAVGIKRSRLFQLLGTEKLPDAVQEDIRAGRLSEKQSRVLQGLAPAAQAALARLIVDEGLGQNEAQRLARAIRDDPEFAAMEPPALVERLRAMREVVERRPARDAGPSSVAAALARALGEAAPAPDDSDYIQSAVARAGAPAPDKDLLDAQTRALALSLAQLAQAPLPARERRALAPRLRALRELIGAALDPKKG comes from the coding sequence ATGTCTGAGCCAGCCCGCAGCGTGGTCGAACGGCCCGCGGCGCGCCGCCGCCGCTTCACCGTCGACGCGCTGTTCCAGGACACCTCACCCCGTGCGGTGGGCGTCAGCGATCTCGTCACCGCCAAGGAGATCCGGCTCGACCGGATCGAGCCCGACCCGCATCAGCCACGCCGCACCTTCGATCAGGAGCGGCTGGAGGAGCTGGCGGCGTCGATCGCACAGGAGGGTGTGCTCCAGCCGATCGCGGTCCGCTATGACGAGGAGCGCGACCGGTACGTCATCCTCCACGGCGAGCGCCGCTGGCGCGCGGCACAGATGGCTGGCCTCACCGCGATCCCGGCGGTCGTGCGCGACGTGCCGGAGGAGCGGCGCCTTCTGCAGCAGCTCATGGAGAACGTGGTCCGCGAGGACCTGAATGCTGTCGACCGCGCCGCGGCGCTTCGTGCGCTCAAAGCCCAGATGGGTGACGCATCCTGGGAGCGGGTGGCCGAAGCGGTCGGCATCAAGCGGAGCCGCCTCTTCCAGTTGCTGGGGACCGAGAAGCTGCCCGATGCGGTGCAGGAGGATATCCGCGCCGGTCGGCTCTCGGAGAAGCAGAGCCGCGTGCTCCAGGGACTCGCACCCGCGGCGCAGGCCGCGCTGGCGCGCCTTATCGTTGACGAGGGCCTGGGGCAGAACGAGGCCCAGCGGCTCGCCCGAGCGATCCGCGATGACCCCGAATTCGCGGCTATGGAGCCGCCCGCACTTGTCGAGCGGTTGCGGGCGATGCGGGAGGTCGTGGAGCGTCGCCCGGCGCGCGATGCGGGGCCGTCCAGCGTCGCGGCCGCTCTTGCGCGGGCACTTGGTGAAGCCGCGCCCGCGCCGGACGACAGTGACTACATCCAGTCCGCGGTGGCGCGTGCCGGGGCACCGGCCCCAGACAAGGATCTGCTGGACGCGCAAACGCGCGCCCTGGCCCTGTCCCTGGCGCAGCTGGCGCAGGCGCCCCTCCCGGCCCGTGAGCGGCGCGCTCTGGCTCCGCGCCTGCGTGCCCTCCGCGAGTTGATCGGGGCCGCGCTCGATCCCAAGAAGGGGTGA
- a CDS encoding Lrp/AsnC family transcriptional regulator, whose amino-acid sequence MARAYVLVKADVGHVERVQEALAQLPGVRDADIVTGEYDLIVVIEVPDAREIGRLIMREIHGLPGIISTNTYVVVG is encoded by the coding sequence GTGGCACGCGCGTACGTCCTGGTCAAGGCGGACGTCGGCCACGTGGAACGTGTCCAGGAAGCGCTGGCACAGCTGCCGGGGGTACGCGACGCGGACATCGTGACCGGCGAGTACGACCTGATCGTCGTGATCGAGGTGCCCGACGCGCGGGAGATCGGCCGGTTGATTATGCGCGAGATCCACGGCCTCCCCGGCATCATCAGCACCAACACCTACGTCGTTGTCGGGTGA
- a CDS encoding AlkZ-related protein, which yields MRSTPSRDAAPIRDRWVRTVEDAKRFVEEVGLCLIFSESGRLGYPTLWDVVDAPDKRPGERGFGERTNLVWRLKNDLPAMYPDEIFYGKLANGRAMLCTIERLEEIMREQRREPDEVSRDARRLLTVIATRPITNRELRAEAGFEGPGAERRFNRALQELQVAMLIARVDTDPDTWFPFDAAYPGLAERARAARRRSSAGSRAR from the coding sequence ATGCGCTCGACGCCATCGCGTGACGCCGCACCCATTCGGGACCGCTGGGTCCGAACCGTGGAGGACGCCAAGCGCTTCGTGGAGGAGGTCGGCCTCTGCCTGATCTTCAGCGAGTCGGGGCGCCTCGGTTATCCGACACTGTGGGATGTGGTCGACGCGCCCGACAAGCGCCCCGGCGAGCGGGGCTTCGGCGAGCGCACGAATCTCGTCTGGCGGCTGAAGAACGATTTGCCGGCCATGTACCCGGACGAGATCTTCTACGGCAAGCTCGCCAACGGGCGCGCGATGCTCTGCACCATCGAGCGGCTGGAGGAGATCATGCGGGAGCAGCGCCGCGAGCCGGACGAGGTGAGCCGCGACGCGCGCCGGCTCCTGACCGTCATCGCAACCCGGCCGATTACCAACCGCGAACTGCGGGCCGAGGCGGGCTTCGAAGGACCGGGCGCGGAGCGCCGCTTCAACCGCGCCCTGCAAGAACTCCAGGTCGCCATGCTGATCGCCCGCGTCGATACCGACCCCGATACCTGGTTCCCGTTCGACGCCGCCTATCCGGGGCTCGCGGAGCGCGCGCGGGCGGCCAGGCGCCGGAGCAGCGCAGGCTCCCGTGCCCGCTGA
- a CDS encoding aspartate aminotransferase family protein, producing the protein MQPRSAEQERLLHRAASAVGGCLGTFRLPDDLAIVIARGSGSRVWDTDGREFIDYVLGSGPLLIGHAHPAVVAAVQRQAELGSTFYTLNQPIIELAERMIDAIPCAEQVKFVSSGTEATLHAMRIARAYTGKPLVLKFEGGFHGVNDYALMSAMAPRPTDYPRPIPDSAGIPSEVEADVLVARWNDVDLLREVMATHADRLAAVICEPLQRSLVPAPGFLAELRELTRRHGVLLIFDEIVTGFRLAYGGGQERYGVVPDLATYGKVIGGGYPLAAVAGPAEILAVTDPTRRGKAPFAYLSGTLNGNPIGAVAGLATLDVLRAPGTYERLYATTERLTSGLRALAAERDIPIFVAGDGPVFQVFFTDAPVHDYPGVLKTDRARARAFGLACVERGLFLNPGEKFYVSLAHTDEDVDRTLEIFADALDAIA; encoded by the coding sequence ATGCAACCACGAAGCGCGGAGCAGGAACGGCTCCTCCACCGTGCTGCGAGCGCGGTCGGCGGGTGCCTTGGCACCTTCCGGCTCCCCGACGACCTGGCGATCGTCATCGCCCGCGGGTCGGGGAGCCGCGTCTGGGACACGGACGGTCGCGAGTTCATTGACTACGTGCTCGGTTCCGGCCCGCTGCTGATCGGCCACGCGCACCCAGCCGTGGTCGCAGCGGTCCAACGGCAGGCCGAACTCGGCTCGACCTTCTACACGCTCAACCAGCCGATCATCGAGCTGGCCGAGCGCATGATCGACGCGATCCCCTGCGCCGAGCAGGTGAAGTTCGTCAGCAGCGGCACGGAGGCGACCCTCCACGCCATGCGCATCGCCCGCGCCTACACCGGCAAGCCGCTGGTGCTCAAGTTCGAGGGGGGCTTTCACGGAGTCAACGACTATGCCCTGATGAGCGCGATGGCCCCGCGGCCGACCGACTACCCAAGGCCGATCCCGGACTCGGCCGGTATCCCGAGCGAGGTGGAGGCCGATGTGCTGGTGGCGCGCTGGAACGACGTCGACCTCCTCCGTGAGGTGATGGCCACCCACGCGGACCGCCTCGCCGCCGTGATTTGCGAGCCGCTGCAGCGGTCACTCGTGCCGGCGCCTGGCTTCCTGGCTGAGCTGCGCGAGCTCACCCGCCGCCACGGCGTGCTCCTCATCTTCGATGAGATCGTGACCGGTTTCCGCCTCGCCTACGGAGGCGGTCAGGAGCGCTACGGGGTGGTGCCGGATCTCGCCACCTATGGCAAGGTCATTGGGGGCGGCTACCCACTGGCGGCGGTCGCCGGCCCGGCAGAGATCCTGGCCGTGACCGACCCGACCCGCCGCGGGAAGGCACCCTTCGCCTACCTCAGCGGCACGCTCAACGGGAACCCGATCGGCGCGGTCGCCGGGCTGGCCACGCTCGACGTGCTGCGCGCCCCCGGTACCTACGAGCGGCTGTACGCGACGACCGAGCGACTCACGTCGGGGCTGCGGGCGCTGGCTGCCGAGCGCGACATCCCGATCTTCGTCGCCGGGGATGGTCCGGTATTCCAGGTCTTTTTCACCGACGCGCCCGTACACGACTACCCGGGCGTGCTCAAGACCGACCGCGCCCGCGCGCGGGCCTTCGGGCTCGCCTGCGTCGAGCGCGGCCTGTTCCTCAATCCGGGCGAGAAGTTCTACGTGTCCCTCGCCCACACCGACGAGGACGTGGACCGCACCCTGGAGATCTTCGCCGATGCGCTCGACGCCATCGCGTGA
- a CDS encoding Lrp/AsnC family transcriptional regulator, translating to MARSIDQIDRAIIACLQADSRTPSAEIARRVGVAERTVRARIDRLVNDGVLRLVAVLNPRAIGYGVTADVFLEVELGKVQEVAQTVAELEEVGYVGLTTGDRDISIQLFAPSVDALYDFVTEKLNRIPGVLRAKTFVIPRVVKSIYEWELPENLPSGVARGQQTPKTANRSRA from the coding sequence ATGGCAAGATCGATCGATCAGATTGACCGTGCGATCATCGCATGTCTCCAGGCGGATAGTCGGACCCCGAGCGCGGAGATCGCGCGCCGGGTCGGTGTGGCCGAGCGCACCGTTCGTGCCCGGATCGACCGCCTCGTGAACGACGGCGTCCTCCGGCTGGTCGCGGTGCTCAACCCCAGGGCCATCGGCTACGGGGTCACTGCGGACGTCTTCCTCGAAGTTGAACTCGGCAAGGTTCAGGAAGTCGCGCAGACCGTCGCCGAACTGGAGGAGGTCGGCTACGTCGGTCTAACTACCGGCGACCGCGACATCAGCATCCAGCTCTTCGCCCCGTCAGTCGACGCCCTATATGACTTCGTGACCGAGAAGCTGAACCGCATCCCGGGCGTCTTGCGCGCCAAGACGTTCGTGATCCCCCGTGTCGTCAAGTCGATCTACGAGTGGGAACTGCCCGAGAATCTGCCGAGCGGAGTCGCCCGCGGCCAACAGACGCCGAAAACGGCCAACCGCTCGCGCGCGTGA
- a CDS encoding ATP-binding protein → MPRLTVQPLLAALETALGVPASTLASAGAETRRAALHALGAHQETDGVAAFTVSGRRYLATRYGRGHAAIVLLGPFRRPEDVPCDAPVLDAPAEARARRALAQAGEGLSQVMAAERKRLELAAQVELIDSAAIAITGELELSTVLHRIVDLARDVAGARYAALGVTNERGEIVSLIVSGMSEEEQARVPHIPHGRGILGRLLREGKTIRLRDLRTNPDAYGFPEGHPEMRSFLGVPITSRGRVLGNLYLIEKRFARDFTDEDVRLVELLARYAGVAIENAGLYQRAEAQQARLQAIIDQLPEAVLLVEPNPERVTLANTQAAHLLGWEIRPPLALDEFLAANPRFQVDDTPLSPADIPVVRALRYGETSRREIRMVRSDGQAITALVNAAPVRDADGKITAAIAVFQDITAIKDAEQLKDDFLSLVSHELRTPMTTIQGGALLLLQNGADLDEETRHEILTDIANESRRLAGLVENMVQLANIRAGRFGMDSEPVHLRTLLQRAIDAMQEQDPEHPFVLDVERDLLALGDPGRLDQVVRNLLHNAIKYAPARTPIEVRAARGDNGTVIVSVRDHGPGIDEEDLPFVFERFQRGKQAVLRHTAGMGLGLYLSKHLIEAHGGQIWIERPPDGGTRIHFSVPAITDDL, encoded by the coding sequence ATGCCACGGCTCACCGTCCAGCCCCTCCTGGCCGCGCTCGAGACCGCCCTGGGCGTGCCTGCCAGCACGCTTGCGTCCGCCGGCGCGGAGACCCGGCGCGCGGCGCTGCACGCGCTCGGCGCACACCAGGAGACGGACGGCGTTGCCGCGTTCACGGTGAGTGGCCGGCGCTACCTGGCGACACGCTACGGCCGCGGGCACGCAGCGATTGTGCTGCTCGGTCCTTTCCGCCGCCCCGAGGACGTACCGTGCGACGCCCCGGTGCTGGACGCTCCGGCCGAGGCACGGGCGCGGCGTGCTCTGGCGCAGGCCGGCGAGGGACTCAGCCAGGTGATGGCCGCTGAGCGCAAGCGCCTTGAACTTGCCGCCCAGGTGGAATTGATCGACAGTGCGGCTATCGCCATCACCGGGGAACTGGAACTCTCCACGGTGCTCCACCGCATCGTCGATCTCGCCCGCGATGTGGCAGGCGCGCGCTATGCCGCGCTGGGGGTCACCAACGAGCGCGGCGAGATCGTCTCGCTCATTGTGTCGGGGATGAGCGAGGAGGAGCAGGCGCGTGTTCCGCACATCCCGCACGGCCGGGGCATTCTGGGACGACTGCTCCGTGAGGGGAAGACGATCCGCCTCCGCGACCTGCGCACCAACCCGGACGCCTACGGCTTCCCCGAGGGCCATCCGGAAATGCGCAGTTTCCTGGGAGTGCCGATCACATCTCGCGGCCGGGTACTGGGAAACCTCTACCTCATTGAGAAGCGGTTCGCTCGCGACTTCACCGACGAGGACGTCCGGCTGGTGGAGTTGCTGGCGCGTTACGCCGGGGTCGCTATTGAGAACGCGGGCCTATACCAGCGCGCGGAGGCGCAGCAGGCGCGCCTCCAGGCGATCATCGACCAGCTCCCGGAGGCAGTGCTCCTCGTTGAGCCCAACCCCGAGCGGGTGACGCTGGCCAACACCCAGGCGGCGCACCTCCTCGGCTGGGAGATCCGCCCGCCGCTCGCGCTAGACGAGTTCCTGGCAGCCAACCCCCGTTTCCAGGTCGATGACACACCCCTGAGTCCCGCCGACATCCCGGTGGTTCGGGCACTGCGCTACGGCGAAACCTCCCGCCGTGAGATCCGCATGGTCCGCTCCGATGGCCAGGCGATCACCGCGCTCGTCAATGCCGCGCCGGTGCGCGACGCCGACGGCAAGATCACGGCCGCCATCGCCGTCTTCCAGGACATCACCGCGATCAAGGACGCCGAGCAACTCAAGGATGACTTCCTCTCGCTCGTCTCCCATGAGCTGCGCACACCGATGACGACGATTCAGGGGGGCGCACTGCTCCTGCTACAGAACGGGGCCGACCTCGACGAGGAGACCCGTCACGAGATCCTCACTGACATCGCCAATGAGAGCCGCCGCCTGGCCGGGCTGGTCGAGAACATGGTCCAACTGGCCAATATCCGCGCCGGACGGTTCGGCATGGACTCGGAGCCGGTACACCTACGCACGTTGCTCCAGCGGGCAATCGACGCGATGCAGGAACAGGATCCCGAGCACCCCTTCGTGCTCGACGTGGAACGCGACCTCCTCGCCCTGGGCGACCCCGGGCGGCTGGATCAGGTGGTGCGTAACCTGCTGCACAATGCGATCAAGTACGCACCCGCCAGAACCCCGATCGAGGTCCGCGCCGCCCGAGGCGACAATGGCACGGTCATCGTCTCGGTGCGCGACCACGGTCCGGGCATCGACGAGGAGGATCTGCCCTTCGTCTTCGAACGCTTCCAGCGCGGGAAGCAGGCTGTGCTCCGCCACACCGCAGGGATGGGCCTGGGACTTTACCTCAGCAAGCACCTCATCGAGGCCCACGGCGGCCAGATCTGGATCGAGCGACCACCCGACGGCGGCACCCGCATCCACTTCAGCGTCCCCGCGATCACGGACGACCTGTGA
- a CDS encoding response regulator transcription factor has product MRKDLVLVADDDAPILRLVRTKLQADGYSVVTAMNGREAVEIFERERPDIVILDLMMPVMDGFEAMQRIRQMSNAPVIMLTARSGQADKIRGLDLGADDYVTKPFSPDELSARVAAVLRRAKGTAAPATQVLKYDRVTIDLNNRQVTVDGKEVRLSRTEWELLYQLASNAGRVMLHSELLSRIWGPEFRDETYYLRTWVSRLRAKLEDDRENPRLITTFPGMGYRLESPSEEG; this is encoded by the coding sequence ATGCGGAAGGATCTCGTTCTCGTAGCGGACGACGATGCGCCGATTCTGCGGTTGGTGCGCACCAAGCTCCAGGCGGACGGCTACAGCGTCGTCACAGCGATGAACGGCCGCGAAGCGGTGGAGATATTCGAGCGGGAGCGGCCCGACATCGTGATTCTGGACCTGATGATGCCGGTCATGGACGGATTCGAGGCCATGCAGCGCATCAGGCAGATGTCCAACGCGCCGGTGATTATGCTCACCGCGCGTTCCGGTCAGGCCGACAAGATTCGCGGCCTGGATCTGGGTGCCGACGACTATGTGACCAAGCCGTTCAGCCCGGACGAGCTGTCGGCCCGGGTAGCCGCCGTCCTTCGCCGGGCAAAGGGCACGGCCGCCCCGGCGACGCAGGTGCTCAAGTACGACCGCGTCACCATCGATCTGAACAACCGGCAGGTGACGGTAGACGGCAAAGAGGTTCGGCTGAGCCGGACTGAGTGGGAACTCCTGTACCAGCTCGCGAGCAACGCGGGGCGCGTCATGCTCCACAGCGAGTTGCTCTCGCGTATTTGGGGCCCGGAGTTCCGCGATGAGACCTACTACCTGCGCACCTGGGTCAGCCGGCTGCGAGCCAAGCTCGAAGACGACCGCGAGAATCCGCGATTGATCACGACATTCCCCGGCATGGGCTACCGGCTGGAGTCCCCGAGCGAGGAAGGCTAG